The following proteins are encoded in a genomic region of Nocardioides conyzicola:
- a CDS encoding DUF7144 family membrane protein, translating into MTDLVSVFAGVMLLISGAFGILQGASAIANDDLYSAGSDYLYKFDMDVWGWTHVVIGVLCVVVAIGILRGSSWAQVSGMIIAGLSAVANFAFLPRYPLWAITVIAVDILVIHALSTQLKRR; encoded by the coding sequence ATGACCGACCTCGTCAGCGTCTTCGCGGGGGTGATGCTCCTGATCAGCGGTGCCTTCGGCATCCTCCAGGGCGCCTCGGCGATCGCCAACGACGACCTCTACTCGGCCGGCAGCGACTACCTCTACAAGTTCGACATGGATGTCTGGGGCTGGACGCACGTCGTGATCGGCGTGCTGTGCGTCGTGGTCGCGATCGGCATCCTGCGCGGATCGTCGTGGGCGCAGGTCTCCGGCATGATCATCGCGGGCCTGTCGGCGGTCGCGAACTTCGCCTTCCTCCCGCGCTACCCGCTGTGGGCGATCACCGTCATCGCCGTCGACATCCTCGTCATCCATGCGCTGTCCACGCAGCTGAAGCGTCGTTGA
- a CDS encoding glycosyltransferase family 2 protein, with protein sequence MSTNLWVVVPALDEAENLVVVVPRILNELVLLDVKGHVLVVDDGSTDKTREVVSDLADRHAEVRLVSLGRNMGKATALRRGFEEALAEGAEVVVMMDADGQDDPAELPLLLARLDDGADLVTGARTVRNDRFVKRNTSKLYNAATARLSGAPGKDFNSGFKVMRADVARHASPMLYGELHRYLTVVAHWLGYRVAEVSVQHHERLHGKTKYGLARFWRGFVDLLTVRFLMTYESRPSHLFSGLGLASMAAGGLALAYLFVEKVSGAAIGGRPLLIAAVVLALGGLQLVLFGLLAELQVYSRQRERV encoded by the coding sequence ATGTCTACCAACCTCTGGGTCGTCGTCCCAGCCCTCGACGAGGCCGAGAACCTCGTGGTGGTCGTGCCGCGCATCCTCAACGAGCTGGTGCTCCTCGACGTGAAGGGCCACGTCCTGGTCGTCGACGACGGGTCGACCGACAAGACCCGTGAGGTGGTCTCGGACCTCGCCGACCGGCACGCCGAGGTCCGGCTGGTCTCCCTGGGTCGCAACATGGGCAAGGCCACCGCCCTGCGCCGCGGGTTCGAGGAGGCGCTCGCCGAGGGCGCCGAGGTGGTCGTGATGATGGACGCCGACGGCCAGGACGACCCCGCCGAGCTGCCGCTCCTCCTGGCCCGGCTCGACGACGGCGCCGACCTCGTCACCGGCGCCCGGACGGTGCGCAACGACCGCTTCGTGAAGCGCAACACGTCCAAGCTCTACAACGCCGCCACGGCACGCCTCTCCGGCGCCCCGGGCAAGGACTTCAACTCCGGCTTCAAGGTGATGCGTGCGGACGTGGCCCGTCACGCCTCGCCGATGCTGTACGGCGAGCTGCACCGCTACCTCACCGTCGTGGCCCACTGGCTGGGCTACCGCGTGGCCGAGGTCAGCGTCCAGCACCACGAGCGGCTGCACGGCAAGACGAAGTACGGCCTCGCTCGCTTCTGGCGCGGCTTCGTGGACCTGCTCACCGTGCGGTTCCTGATGACCTACGAGAGCCGGCCGTCGCACCTCTTCAGCGGGCTGGGCCTGGCGAGCATGGCGGCCGGCGGTCTGGCCCTCGCGTACCTCTTCGTCGAGAAGGTGTCGGGGGCGGCCATCGGCGGTCGCCCGCTGCTGATCGCCGCCGTGGTCCTCGCGCTCGGCGGCCTCCAGCTGGTGCTGTTCGGCCTGCTCGCCGAGCTCCAGGTCTACTCGCGGCAGCGCGAGCGCGTGTGA
- a CDS encoding DUF1269 domain-containing protein, which produces MSDRPGATGTPRDRAATASLTVWIYDSALGAAAGEVRLKNLRDRAALRVHDAITVSWMPGVHEPRIGHLRRETSAVAARSVLGGLVELLLRSASDAAAGIPALAQQLRGTGIDQLFLEEIVAQLHPETSALFVLSSHADLDQVRPVVERGLARGDVVLMHAQLPGEAPAVLRAAVRDLQARAGRRDFR; this is translated from the coding sequence ATGTCGGACCGACCAGGCGCAACGGGCACACCGAGGGATCGCGCCGCGACCGCGTCCCTGACGGTCTGGATCTACGACTCGGCCCTGGGCGCCGCCGCCGGCGAGGTCCGGCTCAAGAACCTCCGGGACCGAGCCGCCCTGCGCGTCCACGACGCCATCACGGTCTCGTGGATGCCCGGCGTGCACGAACCGCGCATCGGCCACCTGCGGCGCGAGACGTCGGCGGTCGCGGCCCGCAGCGTGCTGGGAGGGCTCGTCGAGCTGCTCCTCCGCTCGGCGAGCGACGCCGCGGCGGGTATCCCCGCACTGGCCCAGCAGCTGCGCGGGACGGGTATCGACCAGCTCTTCCTGGAGGAGATCGTGGCGCAGCTCCACCCCGAGACGTCGGCCCTGTTCGTGCTCTCGAGCCACGCGGACCTGGACCAGGTCCGACCGGTGGTCGAACGCGGCCTCGCCCGAGGTGATGTCGTCCTCATGCACGCCCAGCTCCCGGGCGAGGCGCCCGCCGTGCTCCGCGCGGCCGTGCGGGACCTGCAGGCGCGAGCCGGGAGGCGCGACTTCCGCTGA